One Mytilus trossulus isolate FHL-02 chromosome 5, PNRI_Mtr1.1.1.hap1, whole genome shotgun sequence DNA segment encodes these proteins:
- the LOC134718647 gene encoding zinc finger protein 41-like — translation MKSIVLLFWIINYKNFKQSETRMDSKQCHVCGEIFINVSVVWSHISSHSRKEIYDCLVAFKSSLEIFMKQYFALKEYVDSYLIRGNCKDNDENGENNSQVNMVGENNRTVNMAEENNSTVNMVAENTSAVNMVGENLHSDKHLFQRKHQNSKTSERIKNIKKERCKSNHETNEQKEQPDDDVVVLTETDFRHETEINHVDNRFISDNDNHDNSNKFDSEMGDNSLSASKGDNFNPTSGETSFSELTNLRTKSEVEHNLSVIDLSEVEHEDEDIDTKFEMLYDPLENDHQTKTYREKEREKTENMYMYATSNHKGENNTDNHTNTQDIKPVHVLTGKTIQMIAREISLNSGRDRIMKETTCEECGRTFATKFVLRRHMMSHTGERTHACPTCGKGFIGKQNMMVHLRVHTGEKPYKCSYCGQQFSQYGTLYRHRKRHTTDMRTANRTAF, via the exons ATGAAAAGTATTGTTCTGCTTTTTTGGATCATAAATTACAAG AATTTTAAGCAGAGTGAAACAAGAATGGATTCTAAACAGTGCCATGTTTGCGGAGAAATTTTCATCAATGTTAGTGTTGTCTGGTCCCACATAAGTAGTCATTCAAGAAAGGAGATTTATGATTGTCTCGTGGCATTCAAATCATCTttagaaatttttatgaaacaatattTTGCCTTGAAGGAGTATGTCGACTCATATTTAATCCGAGGAAATTGTAAAGATAATGACGAAAATGGCGAAAACAATAGTCAAGTGAATATGGTGGGAGAAAATAATAGAACAGTGAATATGGCGGAAGAAAACAATAGCACAGTGAATATGGTGGCAGAAAACACTAGTGCAGTGAATATGGTGGGAGAAAACTTGCATTCAGATAAACacttatttcaaagaaaacatcaaaactcaaaaacatcAGAAAgaatcaaaaacattaaaaaagaaagatgtaAAAGCAATCatgaaacaaatgaacaaaaggAACAACCTGACGATGATGTTGTTGTTTTGACCGAAACTGATTTTAGACACGAAACAGAAATTAATCATGTTGATAATAGATTTATTTCTGATaatgataatcatgataatagcaATAAATTTGATTCagaaatgggagataactctttgtCAGcctcaaagggagataatttcaaTCCTACATCTGGAGAAACATCATTTTCAGAGCTTACAAATTTACGAACAAAATCTGAAGTTGAACATAATTTATCAGTGATAGACCTTTCTGAAGTTGAACATGAAGATGAAGACATAGATACAAAGTTTGAGATGCTGTATGATCCGTTAGAAAATGATcaccaaacaaaaacatatcGAGAGAAAGAAAGAGAGAAAACtgaaaatatgtatatgtatgcaACATCAAATCATAAGGGTGAAAATAACACAGACAACCATACAAACACGCAAGATATAAAACCTGTACATGTCCTAACGGGAAAAACAATTCAGATGATTGCCAGAGAAATCAGTTTAAACTCTGGAAGGGATAGAATCATGAAAGAAACAACTTGTGAAGAATGCGGGAGAACTTTTGCGACTAAATTTGTCTTACGTCGTCACATGATGTCACATACAGGGGAAAGAACTCATGCATGTCCAACATGTGGTAAAGGGTTTATCggtaaacaaaatatgatgGTTCATCTCCGTGTTCATACTGGTGAGAAACCTTATAAATGTTCTTACTGTGGACAACAGTTTTCACAGTATGGTACATTATACCGCCATAGAAAACGTCATACCACAGATATGAGAACTGCAAACCGTACAGCATTTTAG